The proteins below come from a single Terriglobia bacterium genomic window:
- the secA gene encoding preprotein translocase subunit SecA produces the protein MINMLLTKIVGSKNERTLKRMRSRVELINGLEPGIRSLSDDDLRAKKDEFRGRLERGETLDELLPEAFAVVREAGRRVLEMRHFDVQLVGGMVLHEGKIAEMKTGEGKTLVATLPVYLNALAGKGAHVVTVNDYLARRDAEWMGRIYRFLGMTVGCVQHDLTDPERQAAYGADITYGTNNEFGFDYLRDNMKFTLDSMVQRGHAFGIVDEVDSILIDEARTPLIISGPAEESTDLYFKLDRIVPRLRKGAVIQGGKEYEQEDTGDYIVDEKARTVTLTETGVEHCQQLLGIENLYDPANMEVLHHVSQALKAHVLFRRDVDYMVKDGEVIIVDEFTGRLMPGRRWSDGLHQAVEAKEGVKIERENQTLATITFQNYFRMYGKLAGMTGTADTEAVEFDKIYNLEVVVVPTNRTLIRIENSDIFYRTEDEKWNAAVEEIADCQKRGQPVLVGTISIEKSEKLSGLLRRRGIKHVVLNAKYHEMEAEIVAQAGRINQVTIATNMAGRGTDILLGGNPEYLARQELILKGQKPGETPKDEWDAAYAEALERARVACREEHEKVVALGGLHIIGTERHESRRIDNQLRGRAGRQGDPGSSRFYLSLEDDLMRIFATEFVQRVMNRVWTEEGAPIESGMVSRAIEKAQKRVEERNFEIRKHLLEYDDVNNMQRNEIYALRRDLLAGKEQSEYFLGRAREILEVLVDDYLGVHKSPVEWEIEPFRQQVLHFFGTEPEREGIALPKLQLDQVADAVWEKLEARYAAKEAKVGSELMRQYERHILLQIIDSSWKDHLLAMDHLKDGIGLRAYGQRDPLVEYKKESFDMFSTMKEQIENDAVRFLFLLEPMTDEDRRREEERRRREQEQVFAAASRSAAGVTARGGIETVERKTAKVGRNDPCPCGSGKKFKKCHGATAGVA, from the coding sequence ATGATCAACATGCTCCTCACGAAAATCGTCGGCTCGAAGAACGAGCGCACCTTGAAGCGGATGCGCTCGAGGGTGGAGCTGATCAACGGGCTGGAGCCCGGGATCCGCTCGCTGTCCGACGACGACCTGCGCGCGAAGAAGGACGAGTTCCGGGGGCGCCTCGAGCGCGGCGAGACCCTGGACGAACTCCTCCCCGAGGCGTTCGCGGTGGTCCGCGAGGCCGGGCGCCGCGTTCTGGAGATGCGGCACTTCGACGTCCAGCTCGTGGGCGGGATGGTGCTCCACGAGGGAAAGATCGCCGAGATGAAGACCGGCGAGGGGAAAACCCTCGTGGCGACGCTCCCCGTGTACCTGAACGCGCTGGCGGGCAAGGGCGCGCACGTCGTCACGGTCAACGACTACCTGGCGCGGCGCGACGCGGAGTGGATGGGCCGGATCTATCGGTTCCTCGGGATGACCGTCGGCTGCGTCCAGCACGACCTGACCGACCCGGAGCGTCAGGCGGCGTACGGCGCCGACATCACGTACGGGACGAACAACGAGTTCGGGTTCGACTACCTCCGCGACAACATGAAGTTCACGCTGGACTCGATGGTCCAGCGCGGCCACGCGTTCGGCATCGTGGACGAAGTCGACTCGATCCTGATCGACGAGGCGCGGACCCCGCTGATCATCAGCGGCCCGGCCGAGGAGTCCACCGACCTCTACTTCAAGCTCGATCGGATCGTCCCGAGGCTCCGGAAGGGAGCGGTGATCCAGGGAGGGAAGGAGTACGAGCAGGAGGACACCGGCGACTACATCGTGGACGAGAAGGCCCGGACCGTGACCCTCACCGAGACCGGCGTCGAGCACTGCCAGCAGCTCCTGGGCATCGAGAACCTGTACGACCCTGCGAACATGGAGGTCCTCCACCACGTCAGCCAGGCCCTGAAGGCCCACGTCCTCTTCCGGCGGGACGTGGACTACATGGTCAAGGACGGCGAGGTGATCATCGTCGACGAGTTCACCGGGCGGCTCATGCCCGGGCGTCGCTGGAGCGACGGCCTCCACCAGGCCGTCGAGGCCAAGGAAGGGGTGAAGATCGAGCGCGAGAACCAGACGCTCGCCACCATCACCTTCCAGAACTACTTCAGGATGTACGGCAAGCTCGCCGGGATGACCGGCACCGCGGACACCGAGGCGGTGGAGTTCGACAAGATCTACAACCTCGAGGTCGTGGTCGTCCCCACCAACCGGACGCTGATCCGGATCGAAAACTCCGACATCTTCTACCGAACGGAGGACGAGAAGTGGAACGCGGCGGTCGAGGAGATCGCCGACTGCCAGAAGCGGGGCCAGCCGGTCCTGGTCGGGACCATCTCGATCGAGAAGTCCGAGAAGCTCTCGGGGCTGCTGCGCCGCCGGGGGATCAAGCACGTCGTCCTCAACGCGAAGTACCACGAGATGGAGGCGGAGATCGTCGCCCAGGCCGGGCGCATCAACCAGGTCACCATCGCGACGAACATGGCCGGGCGAGGGACCGACATCCTCCTCGGCGGCAACCCCGAGTACCTCGCCCGGCAGGAGCTGATCCTGAAGGGGCAGAAGCCGGGGGAGACGCCGAAGGACGAGTGGGATGCGGCGTACGCCGAGGCGCTCGAACGTGCCCGGGTCGCCTGCCGGGAGGAGCACGAGAAGGTCGTGGCGCTCGGCGGCCTCCACATCATCGGGACCGAGCGACACGAGTCGCGGCGGATCGACAACCAGCTGCGCGGCCGCGCCGGCCGGCAGGGGGATCCCGGCTCTTCCCGCTTCTATCTCTCGCTGGAAGACGACCTCATGAGGATCTTCGCCACCGAGTTCGTCCAGCGCGTGATGAACAGGGTCTGGACGGAGGAGGGGGCGCCGATCGAGTCCGGCATGGTCAGCCGCGCCATCGAGAAGGCGCAGAAGCGGGTCGAGGAGCGCAACTTCGAGATCCGGAAGCACCTCCTCGAGTACGACGACGTCAACAACATGCAGAGGAACGAGATCTACGCGCTGCGCCGGGACCTGCTCGCGGGGAAGGAGCAGTCGGAGTACTTCCTGGGAAGGGCGCGCGAGATTCTCGAGGTCCTCGTGGACGACTACCTCGGCGTCCACAAGAGCCCCGTGGAGTGGGAGATCGAGCCCTTCCGCCAGCAGGTCCTCCACTTCTTCGGAACCGAGCCGGAGCGGGAGGGCATCGCCCTCCCTAAGCTCCAGCTGGACCAGGTCGCCGACGCGGTCTGGGAGAAGCTCGAGGCCCGTTACGCGGCGAAGGAGGCCAAGGTCGGCTCGGAGCTGATGCGCCAGTACGAGCGGCACATCCTGCTGCAGATCATCGACTCGTCCTGGAAGGACCACCTCCTCGCGATGGACCACCTCAAGGACGGGATCGGCCTCAGGGCCTATGGCCAGCGCGACCCGCTCGTCGAGTACAAGAAGGAATCGTTCGACATGTTCTCGACCATGAAGGAGCAGATCGAGAACGACGCCGTGCGGTTCCTGTTCCTCCTCGAGCCGATGACCGACGAGGACCGGCGCAGGGAGGAGGAGCGCCGGCGGCGGGAGCAGGAGCAGGTGTTCGCCGCGGCCTCGCGCTCCGCGGCGGGCGTGACGGCGCGCGGGGGCATCGAGACCGTCGAGCGCAAGACCGCGAAGGTCGGCCGCAACGACCCCTGCCCCTGCGGCTCCGGCAAGAAGTTCAAGAAGTGCCACGGAGCGACCGCCGGGGTGGCGTGA
- a CDS encoding S24/S26 family peptidase — MNPQNEMTSTLVNAAVALMGSAGRLGTVRVLGESMKPTVPPGSVLCVDFAPGELSRGDLLVFRQASYLAVHRLLGRATHPDGRPCLRTRGDSVLALDPPVDRQSVIGRAVAVRRDGTWRDLNRRGARAYAALLALHDVGWAAAGVVADRTADRFLRALRLPLSLRGGVARTDAALLRAVDRLFFNVVHPPAPLPPGIGTEP, encoded by the coding sequence GTGAACCCCCAAAACGAGATGACCTCGACGCTCGTGAACGCCGCCGTGGCTCTCATGGGGAGCGCCGGACGTCTGGGAACCGTGAGGGTGCTGGGCGAGAGCATGAAGCCCACGGTGCCTCCGGGATCGGTGCTCTGCGTGGACTTCGCGCCGGGAGAGCTGAGCCGCGGCGATCTCCTGGTGTTCCGGCAGGCCAGCTATCTCGCGGTGCACCGGCTGCTCGGTCGCGCCACGCATCCGGACGGACGGCCCTGCCTGAGGACCCGGGGGGACAGCGTGCTCGCGCTCGACCCGCCCGTGGACCGCCAGAGCGTGATCGGCCGCGCCGTCGCCGTGAGGCGGGACGGGACCTGGCGTGATCTGAACCGCCGCGGCGCCCGGGCCTACGCGGCGCTTCTCGCCCTGCACGACGTCGGCTGGGCCGCCGCGGGCGTCGTCGCCGACCGGACGGCGGACCGATTCCTCCGCGCCCTGCGCCTGCCCCTGTCCCTTCGCGGAGGCGTCGCGAGAACCGACGCCGCCCTGCTTCGGGCGGTCGACCGCCTCTTCTTCAATGTCGTCCACCCGCCGGCGCCTCTCCCGCCGGGGATCGGGACGGAGCCGTAG